The following DNA comes from Pseudopipra pipra isolate bDixPip1 chromosome 14, bDixPip1.hap1, whole genome shotgun sequence.
TCAGTTCCAAGACAACACAGCTCAAAGATGAATGCAAAGGCCCAATGCAAGCCTCACCTTACATATGCACTGATAAGCCTACCTGGTACTGAACTCAGAAGTATGATGTTAACCCCCAATTTTCTACCTTTCCAATGGCAATCTTGCACAATGTGTGTCTATTTGTGACAGGGGTGAACACAGAATGAATGCAGGATGAGTAGAAgctaataaaatgaaaacaaaataggGATGCAGATGACAGGAACATAACACCTACAGAGATAAATGTGAAAGGTCAAGAGGTGGCCCAGCAGGATCACGGTCACCAGgctcagaagaataaaaatcccAGCTGTGACCAAAATGGCAGGTGCCTTGGTCTCAACAGGAGATGCAGGAAGAAACACAAGCCAGCGGTCCATGTGGTTCCTTAGAGCTGTAAAACAAAGGGAATTGGAGGTTAAATGGATTGTCCAGGTAGGAAATATCTTTAACTAAACTTTACAGCTGGAAATCTCGTTAACTCAAAAGTAGCTGCAGACCCACTGTGCACTGGAGGCCTAAGAAATCTGGTGCCTGTGGGGAATTTAGGAAGAGCAGTTAGCTCTGTAAGGAAAGACACTCCATCCAGCTGAGCAGAGATACTCtaacagaaacataaaataGACAGAGTAGGAATGGAGTTCCTCCTGAGTGGAAGAGCCCACAGAACCCAAACCCATATGGAGATATGCTGGCTGGTTCACAGGATGCTCAACTGAAGCCCTGCAGTACCATCAAAGTGGTGGTCGGAGCGGAGCATCGTGGGGTCGACGAAGAACTCCACAAAGACGTAGAAAGCAACGAGCAGCAGAAGCCCCAGGCCCAGGATGGCAGACAGAACACTATTCAAAAAAAGCCTGCAAGAAGGGGAGAGGTCTCAGTGGCTTCAATAACATCACACATACAATTCAATATCCCAGACTCTAATAAAGATGGAGATAAAGACAGCTGTCTCAAATTACTGTCACGCTTTCTTACACTTATGATAGATACTGGTGAACAGTCTGACTTATTTTTTGTTACCCTGAGGGACTAAACTGTGACCCTTTAGAGCAGCTGTGGTTACAAAACACTCAAGTATATCTAGGACAGACAAAGAGCTCCCTGCACAAAATCTGAAGGCAGTGAAACGTGGcacccagcagcagcaacactTTGCTCTCCACAGGGTTTTAGGGCGGGAAAGTAAACTGAGAAGCATCAGTGATAGTCTGCTTATTCTTATCTGAAACCTGGCATGGATTAGAGGTGTCTATATGCTGCTGTGAATCCTGCCAGCTGGCAGGTCTTGTAGGGAAAGCACACAATCTGGATGCAGGTGGTTTCAGATTGGAACAGCATGATCATGGTtctgttcccactccagctcTCAGAAACATTAAGGACACCCAATTAACATCCTGTAAGCTTTTTCTAATAGCAAAGAATAAGAGTATGTCCTCTGTTTTTACTCATAGATGTTCAGTTACAAAATTCTAATGGTTGGGATTTTATCCCTGGTTATTTGAATATCATAATCATGCTTGTATTTTCCACCTAATTTTCTCATGACTGATTTTACTCAGccagaaactgaaagaaaagtgGTTCTGTGTGGCTGAGTACAGACTGGACTGAGATGCAGGAGAAGCTTGGGAAGAGAAGGAGTGACATTACTGATGCAGTGTTTTGCTCCTGTCACAACGCCAGGCTCCTACCAGTAATTCCTCTCTCCCACACAGTTGTTGAGCCATTTGCAGTGATGATCAAAGCCACATACACACTTGTTGCAAGTTCCACAGTGCTTTGACTTGGCACTCCTGCCAAAGAAAGGGTGGCATTAGCATGGCAGCACCAGCTCATTACCATGACTTTCCAGTGACACAAACACAGGGGAGATACAGCAGCAGAGATCCTGGTAATAGTGTGAAATCCTTCTGCATCAAGAGCACTTCAGCTCCCAAACTCACCGGACCACAATCCCAAACACTACCAAATTTGCCTTGCAGTGCACTGCATGATTTCTAAACTGGAAATTGTTGATTTCTGATTTGAATCCCTTCAGCAGTTCTACAAAGCTTGATCTTAATGCCTGCCCTTCAAGCATTTCCTGATACCTTATTAGCATACAGCCAGatacaagcacacacacacacactgttaCACACTGTTAGGTCAAACACCAACACCCAGGTAACACAGAACACAACAGCCCTCTCCACACAACACGTGagcaatgaaataaaacacagaaccCTGCACACAGTCGACAGTAGGTGCCTACCCAACCACCTGACCCCTGCCACGGGATGAAGCTGAGCTCGCGCTGCAGGGGCTCCGTTTCAACCGTTCAGTCTGACATTACAGACTAATGGTGAAGTGCAAAGgcaaagaagacagagaaataggaagaaaagaTACTTACACATCCACGTCACAGACATGGCAGTGATGGTTTTCAATGACATGGGCATGCTGGTTACGATTGAAGGTGGCCAGAGGCCCCAGATAGTTTTTTTCTCGCACATTTGCATCCGCAGGATCAATGGAGACTGCAGTAAGATGGACAACTAAATGGTAGATAAAACACACTCCTGGACACTGAAGTAAGTACACAGTTAAggatttaatgtttttaaatttatcttttAATCCTTAATACACAAAGCCCACATAGATGAGGAATGACTTAGAATTGGAAACCACTATATAAGTGATTGCAGCAGTTTATTAACAAAGATGTTTGCACTGTAATAAATATCCTCCAGAAAAAGATAACTAAATCTACAGGAACAATCTTCCTTATTGTGTACTATGCTGCCTCATAGaattcccagcacagggagttTTTAAGAGTTACCTTTACTTACCAGAATCTGACCCTGCTGACACAGGTCCACATTTCTTAGTCTGTACAGACCCCTTGGAAAGGAGAGTGGTTAAGGTTGTGCACATGCCCCTTCACAAGACCAAAttccaagaaggaaaaaacaaaagtcaCATCAAGGAACTAGTATTGATCACCTTGCTTCCCTTTTTCTTAGCCAGAATTCCAAGAAAGAGGAGCACCCCTTTAGAGTAGGCTCCTACACAATTTACAGCCAGGATTCAGGATTTGTCATTGCTCCTTGAAACATTACATGTTTGGATTCTTGTTTCAAAATGCAGTACCAAGTCAGAACAAATATGTTTTAGGCTTATTTTGATCAGACACCTGAAGTAGCTGCTGATATTGGGAAAGAACATACAAATACATATGAATATGCAAATGCAAAGCAGCAACCCTGCATGCCTGGAGTACCCCTGTGCTCAAGGGTTTGCTTTTCAATACACTGCAGCTAAATAAGCATGTGTGCAAAAATAAACCTTCTGGTTACACCCAGATGTGCACACCACTGATCATATCAAGGCCTATGGAAAACAGAGCAATgtagtaaggaaaaaaattgaggtCTTTGAGAGGTCCAGCTGACTGGAGCTCTGATGGCTGGTGTAGCAGAATGGGAAGGGATTTGCCTTTGACACAAAAGAGACATTAGTGCTTTATTAACTGGAAGTAAAACTTTGGGATACATTAATCTGTTGAATTAGAATGACTTTAGATTGCATTATGAAGATATTTGGTAGACAAATTCATGAGGTTTGAGCTGTGATAGTACCAAGGATTTGGGTAAGCTAAGTACATGTAAGACCATTGTGAGCTAATGACATTAATGCCTAAATCACACAGATATAACTAAAACAATGATAAGTAAAATCATCCCAAACATATCAAAGACTCATAGACCAACAGAAATCAGATGTATAAATGATGTAAGATGCACATCCCATCTCTTCAGAACTTTTCCTAGGATTCTCTCAGTAATATTTCTTGGTTATCTGGTTCTGGCTAAGCAAGCACAAAGTGTCACTGAGCCACTTAGTCAATTTTATTTTCACCAGGAAGATGCTGCCAGAAAGATGAGAAAAGCCAACACTTGCTCACAAATTATAAACCCTCACCAGGCTGTTAAGTACTAAATTCAAACCTCAGAATACCGGTGACCTAAAGTGAGGATTTCAAAATAACTGTTTTTTATAGACAGGACAAGAACAAGGTGATGGTTATCGTTCAGAAGAAGATTCTGGTCCAGCTGCTTTCTCCTGTGCTTCCTATGCTAACTGctgttaaaaaacccccactgaCAGTTTATTACAGCCCTTGTTCTCCTCTTGACCAAAGGATACGATATAGCCAGCGGGCAGCCAGTGGCGGGGCAGGAGAGGAACCAGGATTCCAAAGCCAACCAGAGCAAAGAAGAGGTACAGCAGCCAGGCAATGATCTGGAACAGGTGCAGTGGCCAGCTCCAGCCATTTCTTCGAGCACGTTGGACCTGCACCTCGGGGACAGCTTCACCCAAATCCTCTGGAGCTATCTTATTATGAGGTTTGTTGCAGATATTCATCTACAGAAATcaaaaatggaaagcaaaaaggACGTGATACAAACATATTGTGCCCCAGCCTTGGTGCTGGCCACATGCTACAAGGTGGACCAAGTTAGAGAGACTAAAATGATGACACATCTGAGGAGAGACTTCTCTCTGCATGGTGGATTTGTGATCACTAGGAACAAAAGGGTAAAAACAATTTCACAGGCTAAAAGCAAGTGCTGCTGTCTGCGTGAAACCACCATATCCCAAATTTGCAGCTAAGGGAAACTCGCAGGTTTTGCCAGTCTTTGAATGGCTCCAGACCTAAATGGAGTAAAAAGAGCAAAGAGGGTATTTTGGAGGCAGCCTGGAGGGACAGTATGATATGTTGTGGCCTGGGGATGTGTTCCTGTCAGATGATGCCTGGAGGATGTCAGAACAAACACTTTCACCTGTCTCAGAGATGCCAGGTCTCCCTGCCAGGTCGTGCAGACAGGTGCAAAGATGAGTTATGAACCATAACCTGGAAAGTTCCAGATGCTTACAATTTTTGACTGCACAACAGCTCTGAGCTCAGAGgcactttctccttttttttttggtttgtgttggaTTATTAGTTGCTGCTTTTCACTTgccacagagctgggaggagtTTCTAACAAGAGAGAGTTGGGCTGCTCTGCTTCACAGAAAACTCAGGTGCAAGAGATACCAGGGAGAGCAAAGCAGGCAGCAGGTCTGGGGCAGCACCACAAAACCAGCACTGAGAAGCTCTGCTTGACCTGGGCCGACTTGTGGTACCTCTGCACCGCTCCCACCCTTCCTTAGTAACTAAAGAGGATGTGGAATTAACAACTCACACGATAAACAACTTCAATTAGTCTGATTAACTTGCATGTGAGAGCattgaaagaaaaggaggaggactCTGGCTCACTTGTGGTGTTTCTGATAATGGTTCTAACGCCAGAGCAATGCCACAGGGCTGGAACAGAGCAAGTATGGCAACGTGCTGAGAGTGAGCAGGACAATTCCAGTCTTGGTATGCCAACAGTCCTTCAGCCCCAGGCAAAGGGCTGGAAACGTCTTTTGGGGTCAACTGGTAGAGGAGTGAGTAAGAATAGAAAAGAACATAATTTATATTCCTCAGCACAGTCCTGTCAACAAGCAGCCTTTGAGGTAATTAGCAGCGTCTGCCTGCATTCATAGCTTAAATTGCTACATGGCAACTGCCTCATCGCTGAGGAGAAACAGTTTCCAATCATGCCATCTTTTTCTCATTAGGTTGTTGAAAACTTTCTTGTGCATCGCTTTGAGCTACCTGATACAAAACCTGCTCAGATCATTTGAAGAAATCCCcaggtttttcctttctcctaaTCAGACCTTGGCTAGGGAAACAGGCCCACAgagatcctgaaaaaaaaaggaggaggttCTGCTGCAAGATTTTGCTGTTTTGTGACAATGGATGGTTTTAACACTATGGTATTTAATGCCCAAAACTTTGGTACAATTG
Coding sequences within:
- the ZDHHC1 gene encoding palmitoyltransferase ZDHHC1 isoform X2, with translation MNICNKPHNKIAPEDLGEAVPEVQVQRARRNGWSWPLHLFQIIAWLLYLFFALVGFGILVPLLPRHWLPAGYICPGVCFIYHLVVHLTAVSIDPADANVREKNYLGPLATFNRNQHAHVIENHHCHVCDVDVSAKSKHCGTCNKCVCGFDHHCKWLNNCVGERNYWLFLNSVLSAILGLGLLLLVAFYVFVEFFVDPTMLRSDHHFDALRNHMDRWLVFLPASPVETKAPAILVTAGIFILLSLVTVILLGHLLTFHIYLLWHKLTTYEYILQQRPQQEAEKVDKQQEPCSSQVRPSQEADLLSGNPGYTDPGIQAVEFSTVTSGKGFPKLYVHSKEGDPEQSSSPDPPALRFAVPSQQQKKRRKKMHRASSSAVDSGSKEHATHQPSFPDPQSDNPRGDRKKNLYSEHKVKRRGCQQDRRLEQDLELFPKVPDVFVSKSSGEPLVPQLQPRESTTEPDHRKCTSKQRVSRHDPCSKDIRTNTTAA
- the ZDHHC1 gene encoding palmitoyltransferase ZDHHC1 isoform X3, which encodes MNICNKPHNKIAPEDLGEAVPEVQVQRARRNGWSWPLHLFQIIAWLLYLFFALVGFGILVPLLPRHWLPAGYIGSVQTKKCGPVSAGSDSVSIDPADANVREKNYLGPLATFNRNQHAHVIENHHCHVCDVDVLFLNSVLSAILGLGLLLLVAFYVFVEFFVDPTMLRSDHHFDALRNHMDRWLVFLPASPVETKAPAILVTAGIFILLSLVTVILLGHLLTFHIYLLWHKLTTYEYILQQRPQQEAEKVDKQQEPCSSQVRPSQEADLLSGNPGYTDPGIQAVEFSTVTSGKGFPKLYVHSKEGDPEQSSSPDPPALRFAVPSQQQKKRRKKMHRASSSAVDSGSKEHATHQPSFPDPQSDNPRGDRKKNLYSEHKVKRRGCQQDRRLEQDLELFPKVPDVFVSKSSGEPLVPQLQPRESTTEPDHRKCTSKQRVSRHDPCSKDIRTNTTAA
- the ZDHHC1 gene encoding palmitoyltransferase ZDHHC1 isoform X1, producing MNICNKPHNKIAPEDLGEAVPEVQVQRARRNGWSWPLHLFQIIAWLLYLFFALVGFGILVPLLPRHWLPAGYIGSVQTKKCGPVSAGSDSVSIDPADANVREKNYLGPLATFNRNQHAHVIENHHCHVCDVDVSAKSKHCGTCNKCVCGFDHHCKWLNNCVGERNYWLFLNSVLSAILGLGLLLLVAFYVFVEFFVDPTMLRSDHHFDALRNHMDRWLVFLPASPVETKAPAILVTAGIFILLSLVTVILLGHLLTFHIYLLWHKLTTYEYILQQRPQQEAEKVDKQQEPCSSQVRPSQEADLLSGNPGYTDPGIQAVEFSTVTSGKGFPKLYVHSKEGDPEQSSSPDPPALRFAVPSQQQKKRRKKMHRASSSAVDSGSKEHATHQPSFPDPQSDNPRGDRKKNLYSEHKVKRRGCQQDRRLEQDLELFPKVPDVFVSKSSGEPLVPQLQPRESTTEPDHRKCTSKQRVSRHDPCSKDIRTNTTAA